A genomic region of Gimesia chilikensis contains the following coding sequences:
- a CDS encoding alpha/beta hydrolase: MPVFVTRVVLGIVFLGIVACLIPDAEKKQEKEPARQLSSIPRSNIVPLPKDLKVIDDVVYHPGKKTRWRMNLVLPQQVETQPRPALVFVYAGGGSGGNNTTRHSRTGPLHYARKGYVCVSLYHRLSDDTPFAECLEDLKCAIRWMRAHADKYQIDPERIGAFGNANGGSMVCLVGLMKQSQQVDSSAPWHDKSSELNAICVTATPTDYLSWADGIEHLPRMIHLTWKNEDELKTEVAKISPITYVRADAPPMLVMHGVLDPFVDVSQADQFVAALKTAGARDVTYYRSDDAGHAVFLRDQTQTFPMMEDFFARTLGYPKGYKVAQR, encoded by the coding sequence ATGCCGGTTTTCGTAACACGTGTCGTTTTGGGAATCGTTTTTCTGGGAATCGTTGCCTGCCTGATCCCGGACGCGGAAAAAAAACAGGAGAAAGAACCGGCGCGCCAGCTGAGTTCGATTCCCCGTTCGAATATTGTGCCCCTGCCCAAAGACTTAAAAGTCATCGATGATGTTGTCTATCACCCCGGCAAAAAGACCCGCTGGCGGATGAACCTGGTTCTGCCTCAGCAGGTGGAAACTCAACCACGGCCGGCCCTGGTCTTCGTTTATGCCGGGGGTGGTTCGGGCGGAAACAACACGACTCGACACTCTCGAACAGGTCCCCTGCATTACGCTCGCAAGGGTTACGTCTGTGTCAGCCTCTATCATCGACTTTCGGATGACACCCCTTTTGCAGAATGCCTGGAAGATCTGAAGTGCGCCATTCGCTGGATGCGGGCACATGCGGACAAATACCAGATTGATCCGGAACGAATTGGTGCCTTTGGAAATGCGAACGGCGGTTCCATGGTCTGCCTGGTCGGATTGATGAAACAGAGTCAGCAGGTTGATTCGAGTGCCCCCTGGCATGACAAGTCCAGCGAGCTGAATGCGATCTGCGTGACCGCGACGCCGACAGACTACCTGAGCTGGGCAGATGGCATCGAGCATCTCCCGCGGATGATCCATTTGACATGGAAGAACGAAGACGAATTGAAAACGGAAGTCGCGAAAATCTCGCCGATCACTTACGTTCGTGCGGATGCCCCGCCGATGCTGGTAATGCATGGCGTACTGGATCCCTTCGTAGATGTAAGCCAGGCAGACCAGTTCGTGGCTGCGTTGAAAACTGCCGGTGCCCGGGATGTGACTTACTATCGTAGCGACGATGCCGGCCACGCGGTCTTCTTAAGAGACCAGACCCAGACGTTCCCGATGATGGAAGACTTTTTTGCCCGGACCCTGGGCTATCCCAAGGGTTACAAAGTGGCCCAGAGATAA
- a CDS encoding GntR family transcriptional regulator: MAAVVSKELMHGSRRQTLVQQVLLKFFQGEYQPNQRMTVQSLAREWNVSATPVREALVELEGIGIVEIYPNRGAVLRNFGARELREICQVRRILESEAARCACGHITPHELAQLEQIFTELSTAKRTVAWSEKTQEWDDYLHELIYRACDSERLVLEISRYKALHRTLRQVRHNKRQNVKDYDRMEENAEHLRIVQALASGDPEAAAQAMNDHLAQTPIGLVRDLFEQEA; encoded by the coding sequence ATGGCTGCAGTTGTTTCAAAAGAGTTAATGCATGGATCCCGTCGCCAGACCCTGGTTCAGCAGGTCCTGCTCAAGTTTTTTCAGGGTGAATACCAGCCCAACCAGCGGATGACCGTCCAGTCCCTCGCCCGCGAATGGAACGTCAGTGCCACCCCCGTGCGCGAGGCACTAGTCGAACTGGAAGGTATCGGCATCGTCGAAATCTATCCCAATCGGGGCGCCGTGCTGCGGAACTTCGGTGCCAGGGAACTTCGCGAAATCTGTCAGGTCCGCCGCATTCTCGAGAGTGAAGCCGCCCGCTGTGCCTGCGGCCACATCACACCCCACGAACTCGCCCAGCTGGAACAGATCTTCACCGAGCTTTCCACGGCCAAGCGAACCGTGGCCTGGTCGGAAAAGACCCAGGAATGGGACGACTACCTGCACGAACTCATTTACCGTGCCTGCGACAGCGAACGGCTGGTGCTCGAAATCAGCCGCTACAAAGCCCTGCATCGCACACTCAGACAGGTCCGTCACAACAAACGGCAGAACGTCAAAGACTACGACCGCATGGAAGAAAACGCAGAGCACCTGCGGATCGTTCAGGCTCTCGCCTCCGGAGACCCGGAAGCAGCCGCCCAGGCAATGAACGATCACCTCGCCCAGACCCCCATCGGCCTGGTCCGCGATCTGTTCGAACAAGAGGCATAA
- a CDS encoding acyl-CoA desaturase: protein MNSQQTLVPPPETDPLVPENTSAEMPESGRYATPDWANIGWVVAIHLGVLAAPFCFTWTGLFTCMFLGWLTGGIGICLGYHRLLTHGSFQTYPFMNRLIGLIGLLAGQGPPIQWVANHRKHHLHSDQPGDPHSPRDGRWWSHILWLVPFHSAEEIQATHQRFAPDLLKDPFMRLLQRTFLYWHLGLGALLYGIGYWAGGSELGLSLLVYGMFVRLFYVLHATWFVNSATHIWGYRNYETTDDSRNLWWVALLTYGEGWHNNHHKYQRMAKNGHKWWELDMTYGAILVLEKLGLAWKVVKTIPPNDKATAVKPPKFATQQQTVQAQVD, encoded by the coding sequence ATGAATTCCCAGCAGACACTCGTGCCCCCTCCGGAAACGGATCCTCTTGTTCCTGAAAACACGTCTGCTGAGATGCCTGAGTCGGGCCGTTATGCAACACCTGACTGGGCAAATATCGGCTGGGTCGTCGCCATTCATCTGGGCGTCCTCGCAGCACCGTTCTGCTTCACCTGGACCGGTCTCTTCACCTGTATGTTCCTGGGCTGGCTCACCGGCGGCATCGGTATCTGCCTGGGCTATCATCGCCTGCTCACGCATGGCAGCTTCCAGACCTATCCGTTCATGAATCGGCTGATTGGATTGATCGGCTTGCTGGCTGGGCAGGGGCCTCCAATCCAGTGGGTTGCCAATCATCGTAAACATCACCTGCACAGCGACCAGCCCGGCGATCCGCATTCCCCCCGCGATGGTCGCTGGTGGAGCCACATCCTCTGGCTCGTTCCTTTTCACAGTGCAGAGGAAATTCAGGCGACCCATCAGCGGTTCGCCCCCGATCTGCTGAAAGACCCGTTCATGCGTCTGCTGCAGCGAACCTTCCTGTACTGGCACCTGGGACTCGGCGCACTCCTCTACGGCATCGGCTACTGGGCTGGCGGTTCAGAACTGGGCCTCAGCCTGCTTGTCTACGGCATGTTCGTGCGTCTGTTCTACGTCCTGCACGCAACCTGGTTCGTGAACTCCGCGACGCACATCTGGGGCTATCGCAACTATGAAACCACCGACGACAGCCGCAACCTCTGGTGGGTGGCTCTGCTGACCTACGGCGAAGGCTGGCACAACAATCACCACAAATACCAGCGGATGGCAAAGAACGGCCACAAATGGTGGGAACTCGACATGACCTATGGCGCAATTCTCGTCCTCGAAAAACTGGGCCTCGCCTGGAAGGTCGTCAAAACCATTCCCCCCAACGACAAAGCGACTGCCGTCAAACCACCCAAATTCGCAACGCAACAGCAGACAGTCCAGGCACAGGTCGACTGA
- a CDS encoding DUF1501 domain-containing protein produces the protein MSAPQNPFPANRHLLNRRNFLGQTVSGLSSIAFSAMLAEQHLLAAEKEPRLTVGGKAPIRPEIDPGKPFAPRDAHFPAAAKNVIVIFCSGACSHLDTFDYKPSLVKMHGKPMPGGDKLVTFQGQQGNLTQSPWKFKPRGESGKMISDLVPHLGELADDICFLHSIKGKTNTHGPGENYMSTGFTLDGFPSMGAWTSYALGSENQDLPSYVAIPDPRGTPQASVNNWGPGFLPATFQGTDFNAAQPIRNLDRPASIDAKTDRATRGFLQKLNEQHLARFPGDSELAARISSYELAARMQLSVPEISDLSQESASTLHMYGIDDSENQLKAAYAKNCLLARRLIEKGVRFVQLFNGAYQTGGEGVSNWDGHKKIKDQYSIHGPVLDQPTAALIKDLKQRGLLEDTLVVWCTEFGRMPTFQKGASGRDHNPEGFTCWLAGAGVKAPFTYGATDEFGYKAVDNVVTVHDFHATILHLLGLDHERLTFYHNGLERRLTDVEGTVVKEILA, from the coding sequence ATGAGCGCTCCTCAAAACCCGTTTCCCGCGAATCGTCATCTGCTCAACCGCAGAAATTTCCTCGGTCAGACCGTTAGCGGTTTGAGCAGTATCGCCTTCTCGGCGATGCTCGCCGAACAGCATCTGCTCGCGGCGGAGAAGGAACCCCGGTTGACCGTGGGTGGCAAAGCACCCATCCGGCCCGAAATCGATCCCGGCAAGCCCTTCGCCCCCCGCGATGCACATTTCCCGGCCGCGGCGAAAAATGTCATCGTCATTTTCTGCTCCGGTGCCTGCAGTCATCTGGATACCTTCGACTACAAGCCGTCGCTCGTCAAAATGCATGGCAAGCCGATGCCCGGCGGCGACAAACTCGTCACCTTCCAGGGGCAGCAGGGGAACCTCACGCAGAGTCCCTGGAAGTTCAAGCCGCGAGGCGAATCGGGCAAGATGATTTCCGACCTGGTGCCCCACCTCGGGGAACTGGCCGACGACATCTGCTTCCTGCATTCCATCAAAGGTAAAACCAACACACACGGCCCGGGCGAAAACTACATGTCGACCGGCTTCACCCTCGACGGCTTCCCCAGTATGGGCGCCTGGACCAGCTACGCTCTGGGTAGCGAAAATCAGGACCTCCCGTCCTACGTTGCGATCCCCGATCCCCGCGGCACGCCGCAGGCTTCCGTCAATAACTGGGGCCCCGGCTTCCTCCCCGCTACTTTCCAGGGAACCGATTTCAACGCCGCCCAGCCCATTCGTAACCTCGATCGCCCCGCGTCCATCGATGCGAAAACCGACCGTGCCACCCGCGGTTTTCTGCAAAAGCTCAACGAACAGCATCTGGCCCGTTTTCCCGGCGATTCCGAACTCGCGGCCCGCATTTCCAGCTACGAACTGGCCGCCCGTATGCAGCTCAGTGTTCCCGAAATCAGCGATCTCTCGCAGGAATCAGCCAGCACGCTGCATATGTACGGCATCGATGACAGCGAAAACCAGCTCAAAGCGGCTTACGCGAAGAACTGTCTCCTCGCCCGCCGCTTAATCGAGAAAGGCGTCCGCTTCGTTCAGCTCTTCAACGGTGCCTACCAGACGGGCGGAGAAGGGGTCAGCAACTGGGACGGACACAAAAAGATCAAGGATCAGTACAGCATCCACGGTCCGGTCCTCGACCAGCCTACCGCGGCCCTCATCAAAGACCTCAAACAGCGCGGTCTGCTCGAAGACACGCTGGTCGTCTGGTGTACCGAATTCGGTCGCATGCCCACCTTTCAGAAGGGGGCCAGCGGTCGTGACCACAATCCCGAAGGCTTTACCTGCTGGCTCGCCGGTGCCGGCGTCAAAGCCCCCTTTACGTACGGAGCCACGGACGAATTCGGCTACAAGGCCGTCGACAATGTCGTCACCGTCCACGACTTCCACGCGACGATTCTCCACCTGCTCGGACTGGATCACGAACGCCTGACCTTCTATCACAACGGCCTCGAACGCCGACTCACTGATGTAGAAGGGACCGTCGTGAAAGAGATCCTGGCCTGA
- a CDS encoding acyl-CoA thioesterase produces the protein MSNSHEIEIRVRYNETDAMGFLHHGNYFTYFEMGRTELFRSQGGNYREMEEKGYLLVVAKIECKYRLPARYDDVLTLRTTLEKVTGAKLVHKYELFRDGQSVAVAQSVIACVDREGNIQRMPAAMEQLGTE, from the coding sequence ATGTCTAACTCGCATGAGATCGAAATCCGGGTCCGTTATAACGAAACGGACGCCATGGGATTTCTGCATCATGGTAACTACTTCACGTACTTCGAAATGGGCCGCACCGAGCTCTTCCGTTCCCAGGGTGGTAACTACCGCGAGATGGAAGAGAAAGGCTACCTGCTGGTGGTGGCTAAGATCGAATGCAAATACCGGCTGCCGGCCCGCTACGATGATGTGCTGACGCTGCGAACGACCCTGGAAAAAGTGACCGGGGCCAAACTGGTACACAAGTACGAGCTGTTTCGCGATGGTCAAAGCGTAGCGGTGGCCCAATCGGTGATTGCGTGCGTGGACCGGGAAGGCAATATCCAGCGGATGCCCGCGGCGATGGAGCAGTTGGGGACGGAGTGA
- a CDS encoding DUF1553 domain-containing protein, producing the protein MLSRTCLLCLIPLVLVSPLGAAEAPPEAKQKVDFEKQVLPLLQTKCFDCHNADTQESKFRLDRKAGLLRGGDSGEPAIIPGQSAKSHLLKLVRGEEAGLLMPPDESERLTAAQIQLLADWIDQGAPWPGPDGVVKEEKRTTDHWSFQPLAKVTPPDTKDAWVRTGIDAFILGRLQQKQLTHNPRADRRTLIRRLYLDLLGLPPTPAEVERFVNDESPDAWEKLVDTTLNNPHYGERWARYWLDLVRFAETHGFETNRERPHAWPYRDYVIQSLNADKPYNQFIKEQIAGDILGDPTGTAYLVAGPYDQVKSPDINLTLMQRQNELDDMINTTGTAFLGLTLGCARCHNHKFDPVTQADYYSMQAIFAGVKHGDRSLPIPASQQKEIRKKQTRIAKLKSELEPYRRRPESRRFVSIDDQLPPENTSLRLEVLQTRAGFGANPAGTDPGAKDDPGSPTRSPNLSGGKYSWWKNEPGKPLVAWKPGQTGDYRLWLSWGCGYESHSTDVRYVLDRDGNPQTTDDWQEVAQVDQQRFADGTKPARRAALWSGFHDAGIVTLEPQNALLLVGGKHGTAVTADLILWESVTLSPSDQSLPKPAFRKPVQPTHNVERISPVETRFVRFTIHATNSSAPCLDELEIFSGGQNVALASAGAKATCSSALPGYPIHKLEHINDGKYGNSHSWISHENGGGWIQIELPQTTTIDRIEWARDREGRYSDRVPVDYVIEVSETGTDWQTIAGSSDRLPLTLPADTLQAASTTYHFDHLPAEQAQAGKQLLAELKQQQSDLKRLQKSDMVYAGKYSQPGPTHRLYRGEPLAKREQVPPNAPKIFTDLKLSTTAPENERRKRLAEWIASPENPLTARVIVNRLWQFHFGKGLVTTPSDFGAGGVPPTHPELLDWLAQELIAHDWSLKHIHRLILTSATYQQSGQPNPRALKVDAASQLWWRFPPRRLEAEPIRDSILAVTGVLDLKMGGPGFSAFEVEAENVRHYHPKKTYGPADWRRMIYMTKVRMEQDSVFGLFDCPDAATSVAKRSRSTTPLQALNLFNSRFLLQQADLFAQRLEREHPGDQRAQVKRAFELCYSRPPTESELSDSVQFIKAEKLPAFCRALLNSNELLFIQ; encoded by the coding sequence ATGTTATCGCGTACATGTCTGCTCTGTCTGATTCCTCTGGTATTGGTATCACCTCTCGGTGCTGCGGAAGCGCCGCCTGAAGCGAAGCAAAAGGTCGACTTCGAGAAACAGGTCCTTCCCCTGTTGCAGACGAAGTGCTTCGACTGTCACAACGCCGACACCCAGGAAAGCAAATTCCGTCTAGACCGGAAAGCGGGCCTGCTCCGAGGGGGCGATTCGGGTGAACCAGCCATCATTCCCGGCCAGAGCGCGAAGAGTCACCTGCTCAAACTGGTGCGGGGAGAAGAGGCCGGCCTGCTGATGCCCCCCGACGAATCCGAACGACTCACCGCAGCACAGATCCAGCTCCTGGCGGACTGGATCGATCAGGGAGCCCCGTGGCCCGGACCAGACGGCGTCGTCAAAGAGGAAAAACGGACGACCGATCACTGGTCCTTTCAGCCCCTGGCCAAAGTCACGCCCCCGGATACCAAAGATGCCTGGGTCCGTACCGGCATCGACGCCTTCATTCTGGGTCGTCTCCAGCAGAAACAGTTGACCCATAATCCCCGCGCCGATCGCAGAACACTCATCCGCCGGCTCTACCTGGACCTCCTCGGTCTCCCGCCAACGCCCGCTGAAGTCGAACGCTTCGTGAATGACGAGAGCCCCGACGCCTGGGAGAAACTGGTCGACACCACACTCAACAACCCGCACTACGGCGAACGCTGGGCTCGCTACTGGCTCGATCTCGTCCGCTTCGCCGAAACGCATGGCTTCGAAACCAATCGCGAACGACCTCATGCCTGGCCTTACCGCGACTATGTCATTCAATCACTCAACGCTGACAAGCCCTACAACCAGTTCATCAAAGAACAGATTGCCGGCGACATTCTGGGTGACCCGACCGGCACCGCCTATCTGGTTGCGGGCCCCTACGATCAGGTCAAAAGCCCCGACATCAACCTGACCCTTATGCAGCGTCAGAACGAACTCGACGACATGATCAATACCACGGGCACCGCTTTCCTGGGCCTCACCCTGGGGTGTGCCCGCTGTCACAATCACAAGTTCGATCCCGTGACCCAGGCTGACTACTATTCGATGCAGGCCATCTTCGCCGGCGTCAAGCACGGCGACCGCAGTCTGCCAATTCCCGCATCACAACAGAAAGAAATCCGTAAGAAACAGACGCGTATCGCGAAACTGAAATCCGAACTGGAACCCTATCGCCGCCGACCCGAGTCCCGCCGCTTCGTTTCCATCGACGATCAACTTCCTCCGGAAAACACGTCTCTCCGTCTCGAAGTCCTGCAGACGCGTGCCGGTTTCGGCGCCAATCCCGCAGGCACAGATCCAGGTGCAAAGGACGATCCCGGCAGCCCCACCCGCTCGCCCAACTTGAGTGGCGGTAAATACAGCTGGTGGAAAAACGAGCCGGGCAAACCCCTGGTTGCCTGGAAGCCCGGGCAAACCGGCGACTATCGCCTCTGGCTCTCCTGGGGCTGTGGATACGAGTCGCACAGCACTGATGTCCGTTATGTTCTGGACCGCGATGGAAACCCGCAGACCACAGATGACTGGCAGGAAGTCGCCCAGGTCGATCAGCAACGCTTCGCCGATGGAACGAAACCAGCCCGCAGAGCGGCCCTCTGGAGCGGTTTCCACGATGCAGGGATCGTCACACTCGAACCACAGAATGCACTGCTCCTGGTGGGCGGCAAACACGGCACCGCTGTGACCGCGGACCTCATCCTCTGGGAGTCGGTGACTCTCTCCCCCTCCGACCAGAGCCTGCCCAAACCAGCCTTCCGGAAACCGGTGCAACCGACCCACAATGTGGAACGCATCAGCCCGGTCGAAACCCGCTTCGTGCGTTTTACGATTCACGCCACCAATAGCAGTGCTCCCTGCCTGGATGAATTGGAGATCTTCTCCGGCGGGCAGAACGTCGCCCTTGCTTCCGCAGGCGCAAAAGCCACCTGTTCCAGTGCATTACCCGGTTATCCGATTCACAAGCTGGAGCACATCAACGACGGCAAGTACGGCAACAGCCACAGCTGGATTTCTCACGAGAACGGCGGCGGCTGGATTCAGATTGAACTCCCGCAGACTACGACCATCGATCGCATCGAATGGGCCCGTGATCGCGAAGGCAGATACAGCGACCGCGTTCCCGTCGATTACGTCATCGAAGTCTCAGAGACCGGTACCGACTGGCAGACGATTGCCGGCTCAAGCGATCGACTCCCCCTCACGCTGCCTGCCGATACACTCCAGGCCGCCAGCACCACCTACCATTTCGACCATCTGCCTGCGGAACAGGCCCAGGCTGGGAAACAGTTGCTTGCCGAGTTGAAACAGCAACAGAGCGACCTAAAACGTCTGCAGAAATCAGACATGGTCTACGCAGGTAAGTATTCGCAGCCCGGGCCAACCCACCGTCTCTATCGAGGCGAACCTCTGGCCAAACGCGAACAGGTTCCACCGAACGCCCCCAAGATCTTTACCGATCTGAAACTGAGTACCACTGCTCCCGAAAACGAACGCCGCAAACGGCTGGCTGAGTGGATCGCTTCTCCCGAGAATCCACTGACCGCCCGCGTCATCGTGAACCGCCTCTGGCAGTTCCACTTCGGTAAGGGGCTGGTAACAACGCCCAGCGACTTTGGAGCAGGCGGCGTACCACCCACGCATCCCGAACTGCTCGACTGGCTCGCGCAGGAACTGATCGCGCATGACTGGTCCCTCAAACATATTCATCGTCTGATTCTGACCTCCGCCACATATCAGCAGTCCGGTCAACCCAATCCCCGGGCACTCAAGGTGGATGCCGCCTCCCAACTCTGGTGGCGGTTCCCGCCTCGCCGTCTTGAAGCCGAACCGATCCGCGATTCGATCCTCGCGGTGACAGGCGTATTGGATCTCAAAATGGGCGGACCCGGTTTCAGTGCTTTCGAAGTCGAAGCGGAGAACGTACGGCACTATCACCCCAAGAAAACCTACGGCCCCGCTGACTGGCGCCGCATGATCTACATGACCAAAGTCCGCATGGAACAGGATTCCGTCTTCGGTCTGTTCGACTGTCCCGACGCCGCCACCTCCGTCGCCAAACGCAGTCGCTCCACAACGCCGCTGCAGGCTTTGAATCTGTTCAACAGCCGGTTCCTGCTGCAACAGGCCGACCTGTTCGCCCAGCGTCTGGAACGCGAGCATCCCGGCGATCAACGGGCTCAGGTCAAACGGGCCTTCGAACTCTGCTATTCGCGTCCCCCTACGGAGTCCGAACTCAGCGATTCGGTTCAGTTCATCAAGGCGGAAAAACTGCCCGCCTTCTGCCGGGCACTGCTCAACAGCAACGAGCTTCTGTTTATTCAATAG
- the proB gene encoding glutamate 5-kinase yields the protein MSLTRREVIDSAETLVIKIGTNVLSCPDDTLDPARIETLAEQIHRVKMTGRKVVVVSSGAIGAGMGLLGLKERPRDLGHLQASAAVGQAHLIRRYDRYLRKHGYHAAQLLVTANDFKNRTRYLNVRNTIHTLFEYGAVPIVNENDTVSIQEIKFGDNDHLAAMVTSLVKKPLLVILSIVDGLYNGDPKSPDSTRISSVQDWTPELLALATDDSSSRGTGGMKSKLQAVRSATAVGENVIIANGTQEGILDRILQGEDVGTLFHAQGASVSAWKRWIGYTIRPKGRFHLDEGATRAIREGGKSLLAIGIRSIDGTFESGEAVTLVSPSGEEFARGLTNYNSADLAKIIMHRSDQIASILGSVPYSEVIHRDNLAVLENHPAV from the coding sequence GTGAGTCTAACCCGTCGCGAAGTCATCGACTCAGCGGAAACGCTGGTAATTAAAATTGGAACAAACGTTCTCTCCTGCCCGGACGATACACTCGATCCCGCACGGATCGAAACGCTGGCCGAACAGATTCACCGTGTCAAAATGACCGGCCGCAAAGTCGTCGTCGTTTCCAGTGGTGCCATCGGTGCCGGCATGGGATTACTCGGACTCAAAGAACGCCCTCGCGATCTGGGGCACCTGCAGGCCTCCGCCGCTGTCGGTCAGGCGCACCTCATCCGTCGCTATGACCGCTACTTACGCAAACACGGCTATCACGCCGCCCAGCTCCTGGTCACCGCCAACGATTTCAAAAACCGGACGCGTTACCTCAATGTACGTAACACCATCCATACGCTGTTTGAGTATGGTGCAGTCCCGATTGTGAATGAAAACGACACCGTCAGCATCCAGGAAATTAAGTTCGGCGATAACGATCACCTGGCCGCCATGGTCACCAGCCTGGTCAAAAAGCCGCTGCTGGTGATCCTGTCCATCGTCGATGGTCTTTATAATGGCGATCCAAAATCTCCCGACAGTACCCGCATCTCCTCGGTGCAGGACTGGACACCCGAATTACTCGCGCTGGCGACCGACGACAGCAGCTCGCGGGGAACCGGGGGCATGAAATCGAAACTGCAGGCCGTCCGCTCGGCGACCGCCGTCGGTGAAAATGTCATCATTGCCAACGGGACTCAGGAAGGGATTCTGGATCGCATCCTGCAGGGCGAGGATGTCGGTACGCTGTTTCACGCCCAGGGAGCTTCGGTCTCTGCCTGGAAACGTTGGATCGGTTACACCATCCGTCCCAAGGGGCGCTTTCATCTTGATGAAGGTGCCACCCGCGCTATTCGCGAAGGGGGTAAGTCGCTCCTGGCGATCGGCATCCGCTCGATTGATGGCACCTTTGAAAGCGGCGAAGCAGTCACCCTCGTCAGTCCCAGTGGAGAGGAATTTGCCCGGGGCCTGACCAATTACAATTCCGCCGATCTGGCAAAAATCATTATGCACCGTTCCGATCAGATCGCTTCCATACTGGGATCCGTTCCCTATTCGGAAGTGATTCACCGCGACAACCTGGCCGTCCTGGAAAATCATCCTGCAGTCTAG
- a CDS encoding amidophosphoribosyltransferase, with protein MSELYHECGIAAVYHLPNRDPSPLAPLGDPEKTSQLISRLLLDIQNRGQLAAGMTTFNPGRNQLIDTHKDVGTVTEVFQLNHQQTFNNLMKKYEGPAAIGHVRYATCGKDDRSYAQPFERHHIQKSKWFSFGFNGQLANYQELCKEILTESDFHLARETDTEILMHLISQELSKENPAELFDMLTTLSKRLDGAYNIVFLDALGNMFVSRDPVGLRPLCYAFDGSLFAAASESVALANMGFEAEQIKSLPPGCAIVIQDGELTIREYAKPTQKAHCFFEWIYFANVCSTLDDQSVYITRKRLGEELAEQETVPIDEDTIVVPVPDTAKAAADSMAYTLRVPCLEGLIRNRYIGRTFIEGANRKDKVRAKYTPLPEVLEGKRVLLVEDTIVRSTTMKALISQLKERGRAKEVHVRVACPPIIAPCFYGIDMSTINELFAPKFLNGGEMSPAVEEAMAEAIGADTLKYLPKASIARAVGLPGSSLCQACIDTTYPTESGRQLYQIAVENSLNDNGDNAHRTYDVTLSSSPVRS; from the coding sequence ATGTCGGAACTATACCACGAATGTGGAATTGCAGCCGTCTACCATCTTCCCAACCGAGATCCCAGTCCTCTGGCTCCCCTGGGCGACCCTGAAAAGACATCGCAACTCATCTCCCGGTTACTGCTGGATATTCAGAATCGTGGCCAGCTGGCTGCGGGAATGACCACGTTTAACCCTGGCCGGAATCAGTTGATCGATACTCACAAAGATGTGGGAACCGTCACCGAGGTGTTTCAGCTGAATCATCAGCAGACCTTCAACAACCTGATGAAGAAGTACGAGGGCCCCGCGGCGATCGGTCACGTGCGGTATGCGACCTGTGGTAAAGATGACCGCAGCTACGCGCAACCATTCGAACGCCATCATATCCAGAAATCCAAATGGTTCAGTTTCGGCTTTAACGGTCAGCTGGCCAACTACCAGGAACTCTGCAAGGAAATCCTGACCGAGTCCGACTTCCATCTGGCCCGGGAAACCGATACCGAAATTCTGATGCACCTCATCTCGCAGGAACTTTCCAAAGAGAATCCTGCCGAGCTGTTCGACATGCTGACTACGCTCAGCAAACGCCTGGACGGTGCATATAATATTGTCTTCCTGGATGCGTTGGGGAATATGTTCGTTTCCCGCGATCCAGTGGGACTGCGTCCGTTGTGCTATGCCTTTGATGGTTCGCTGTTCGCAGCCGCATCTGAAAGTGTGGCGCTGGCCAACATGGGCTTCGAAGCCGAGCAGATCAAGAGTCTGCCCCCGGGTTGTGCGATTGTGATTCAGGATGGCGAGCTGACGATCCGCGAATATGCGAAGCCGACGCAGAAAGCACACTGCTTCTTCGAATGGATCTACTTCGCGAATGTCTGCAGTACCCTGGACGACCAGAGTGTGTACATCACCCGTAAACGCCTGGGTGAAGAACTGGCCGAGCAGGAAACCGTGCCTATTGATGAAGATACTATCGTCGTACCTGTGCCGGACACCGCGAAAGCGGCCGCCGACAGTATGGCGTATACGCTGCGCGTGCCCTGTCTGGAAGGCTTGATCCGTAACCGTTACATCGGGCGAACCTTTATCGAAGGGGCCAACCGCAAAGACAAAGTACGGGCGAAATACACGCCGCTGCCGGAAGTTCTGGAAGGGAAGCGGGTACTGCTGGTAGAAGATACCATCGTCCGTTCAACCACGATGAAGGCATTGATCAGCCAGTTGAAGGAACGGGGCCGGGCGAAGGAAGTACACGTCCGCGTAGCCTGTCCGCCGATCATCGCTCCCTGTTTTTACGGCATCGACATGTCGACGATCAACGAGCTGTTCGCTCCCAAGTTCCTGAACGGTGGCGAGATGAGCCCCGCAGTGGAAGAAGCGATGGCCGAGGCGATTGGTGCCGATACGCTGAAGTATCTGCCTAAGGCTTCGATCGCGCGTGCCGTAGGTCTGCCCGGTAGTTCTCTCTGCCAGGCCTGTATCGATACGACTTACCCGACCGAATCGGGTCGTCAGCTGTATCAGATCGCTGTGGAGAATTCGCTGAACGATAACGGCGATAATGCACACCGGACCTACGATGTGACTCTCTCCAGCAGTCCGGTTCGCTCCTGA